A window of the Oryza brachyantha chromosome 5, ObraRS2, whole genome shotgun sequence genome harbors these coding sequences:
- the LOC121054553 gene encoding acyl transferase 5, with the protein MVAVTVTRRSRSFVAPSPAPAPAAEAQTLELSAIDRVPGLRHNVRSLHVFRGGGDGGGEMLRRPAAVIRAALARALADYPPFAGRFAGSLLAVDACVACTGEGAWFVEAAVDCSLDDVNGMEYPLMISEEELLPAPDDGVDPTSIPVMIQVTEFTCGGFIFGLVAVHTLADGLGAAQFIGAIAEHARGVDKPKVAPVWDRALMPNPPRLPPGPPPSFRSFGFQHFSTDVTSDRIAHFKTEYFRAFGQYCSTFDVATAKVWQARTRAVGYNPEAQVHMCFFANTRHLLTQVLPKDGGYYGNCFYPVTVTAKAEDVTTKELLEVIKMIRDGKARLPMEFAKWASGDVKIDPYELTFEHNVLFVSDWTRLGFFEVDYGWGTPSHIIPFTYAEYMAVAVLGAPPMPKKGTRIMTQCVEDSHIKEFQEEMKAFV; encoded by the exons ATGGTCGCTGTCACCGTGACGCGGAGGTCCCGGTCCTTCGTCGcgccgtctccggcgccggcgccggcagccgAGGCGCAGACGCTCGAGCTGTCGGCCATCGACCGCGTGCCCGGGCTGCGCCACAACGTCCGGTCCCTGCACGTGttccgcggtggcggcgacggcggcggcgagatgctgcgccggccggccgccgtgaTCCGCGCggcgctcgcccgcgcgctGGCGGACTACCCGCCGTTCGCCGGCCGCTTCGCCGGCTCCCTACTGGCCGTCGACGCCTGCGTCGCGTGCACGGGCGAGGGCGCGTGGTTCGTGGAGGCCGCCGTCGACTGCAGCCTCGACGACGTGAACGGGATGGAGTACCCGCTCATGATCTCCGAGGAGGAGCTGCTGCCTGCGCCCGACGATGGCGTCGATCCTACCAGTATTCCAGTCATGATCCAG GTGACTGAATTCACATGTGGAGGATTCATCTTCGGCCTGGTGGCAGTCCACACCCTTGCCGATGGGCTCGGAGCAGCGCAGTTCATCGGCGCGATCGCCGAGCACGCCCGTGGCGTGGACAAGCCCAAGGTGGCTCCCGTGTGGGACCGGGCGCTGATGCCCAACCCACCCAGGCTGCCCcccgggccgccgccgtcgttccGGTCCTTCGGTTTCCAGCACTTTTCCACCGATGTCACCTCCGACCGTATAGCCCATTTCAAGACCGAGTACTTCCGGGCCTTTGGCCAGTACTGCTCCACCTTCGATGTCGCCACCGCTAAGGTTTGGCAGGCCAGGACCCGGGCTGTCGGGTACAACCCCGAGGCCCAGGTCCACATGTGCTTCTTCGCGAACACGCGCCACCTGCTCACGCAGGTCCTGCCGAAGGACGGGGGATACTATGGTAATTGCTTCTACCCGGTGACCGTGACGGCGAAGGCTGAGGATGTTACTACTAAGGAGTTGCTTGAGGTGATTAAGATGATTCGCGATGGGAAAGCGAGGCTCCCCATGGAGTTTGCAAAATGGGCCTCAGGTGATGTGAAGATTGATCCCTACGAACTGACGTTCGAGCACAACGTGCTCTTTGTGTCTGATTGGACGAGGCTGGGATTCTTCGAGGTGGACTATGGATGGGGTACACCTAGCCATATTATACCATTCACTTATGCAGAATACATGGCGGTTGCCGTGCTTGGTGCTCCACCGATGCCCAAGAAAGGGACCCGGATCATGACTCAGTGTGTGGAGGATAGCCATATCAAGGAATTCCAAGAGGAGATGAAGGCCTTCGTTTAA